ctttatatactgtcacctcatataaaacatccacattgctggagtatagagccacattttaaatgttagcttcactgtcaaaatagatatggtgtggactgtatactcaatacaatctaaatcttatacctcactgtctgtcttttgactgatactgctttttaaactggtctggtcagtcaactcaaatatttgtacttcaTATTTTTATCTCTACAAGCAGTACTTTGATAATTTGGCATTTCTAATAATGttacattaatttatgaatagatatggaaggcttcaggacactgatatatctgagtatgtttaaaaaatatactgccactattttcaccaccaaagaatagcagtgtgattttaatatgatttgaccctttgcaggctgtcaggctgtctagtcacagaggaaggctgtgcttctctggcctcagctctgaggtcaaacccctcacacctgagagagctggacctgagctacaatcacccaggagactcaggagtcagactgctctctgctggactggaggatccacactgcagactggagaaagtCAAGTATGTCGAGGGTttatgcaggggcgaaaatctgatatcaactttggaggggacaattacatgaaattttctcaagagcaattcctgagggggacaccaaaagtagggctgtaacacatagcctacattgtaatatggtaaatgtatattgaggaaccaaagagataaggtgtttgctgtactcctaactaccggtacacaaaactacacaactaatcacaacagcaataccattgcctttaacaaatcttagttcagtcaccagtttaagttgagagtgggggtatccatggcattttccaattatgttcctattttacaagtaaaaaaattgagaacctttcataatgttggcaaacaaagactcaacaaacttacctgagactccctgtctctgccagtctgtccctgcatatctgtccccaactctgctgtctgtgtgccatctgttgcctgctctgcctaatgacatcattgtgaaacatttccattataatttcatttctttcttgtgaacattttatcaactagtctttgagatattaggctagtAGGGTTCTTacttttggtgtactgaaaaatactctgatgtcggtcttttatttttctgccatttttttaTCTGGCTGTctggctacacacacatacagtgtgtaggttatttacagtaggagataggcttctatcatcttatcttttatcattctatttgggcttcgatctaaaaggtagctagcaaatgtgaaatggattaaaatgacaagagttgacagctgtatgagttcaccatttacacaacatatgctgcaaccttttgtaattttaacctgtttgggctagggggcagtattgagaattttggaaaaaatatgtgcccatttttaactgcctcctacaccaactcagaagctagaatatgcatattattgttcaggtttggatagaaaacaccctaacgtttctaaaactgtttgaatggtgtctgtgagtataacagaactcctatggcaggcaaaaacctgacaaggtttcatgcaggaagtggcctgtctgacaaggagtcgtgcgtcttgcatctgtttattgaagagtaaggatcttagctgtaacgtgacaattcccagggctccaataggctctcagaacccgggaaaaacctgaacgatgacgaggcagcctctggctgaaacagattatcgccttatccaagtggccgatcagaggaccattgaatgaggcacgtgcacgattcgcccccgtggagaaatttcattcggctgtttagcttattgcagattcccggtcggaatattatcgcttttctacgagataaatggcataaaaattggttttaaacagcggttgacatgcttcgaagtacggtaatggaatatttagacattttttgtcacgccatgcgccatgcgcacgaccgttatttaccattcgtatagtgtctagaacgcacgaacaaaacagaggatatttggatataacgatggattatttgggaccaaacctacatttgttattgaagtagaagtcctgggagtgcattctgacgaagaacaggaaaggtaagaacatttttcttataggaaataggattttggtgaaggctaatcttgccgggtgtctaaattgctagccgtgatggctgggctatgtacttagaatattgcaaaatgtgcttcatccgaaaagctattttaaaatcggacatatcgagtgcatagaggagtaatgtatctataattcttaaaataattgttatgctttttgtgaacgtttatcatgagtaatttagcaaactgttagtaaattcccggaagtttgcggggttatgcttttctgaacgtcacatgctaatgtaaaaagctgttttttgatataaatatgaacttgattgaacagacatgcatgtattgtataacataatgtcctaggtgtgtcatctgatgaagatcataaaaggttagtgctgcatttagctgtggtttgggtttttgtgacattatatgctagcttgaaaaatgggtgtctgattatttctggctgggcactctcctgacataatctaatgttttgctttcgttgtaaagcctttttgaaatcggacagtgtggttagattaaggagagtcttgtctttaaatagctgtaaagtagtcatatgtttgagaaattgaagtaatagtatttcaaacgattcaaaaatcgcgccactgaattcaggtggctgttacgtaggtgggacgaattcgtcccgccttgcccatagaggttaatagtttgtttcatatttgctggcttccaacaatagctgaatttacaaagctagcgagcaccaattccgtttcagtggtgtttgctataatcttcgctacccaggttaaataaaggtgaaataaagaaataaataaaagttcccttgcgacaatttagctgttgcaacgagaccattaacctctatgggaccggcgggacgaattcgtcccacctacgtaacatccactgccagcctgtggcgcgattttcaaaatcttcaaaatcctattacttcaatttctcaaacatatgactattttacagccatttaaagataagactctcgttaatctaaccacactgtccgatttcaaaaaggctttacaacgaaagcaaaacattagattatgtcagcagagtaccaagccagaaataatcagacacccatttttcaagccagcatataatgtcaccaaaacccagaagacagctaaatgcagcactcacctttgatgatcttcatcagatgacaaccctaggacattatgttatacaatacatgcatgttttgttcaatcaagttcatatttatatcaaaaaccagctttttacattagcatgtgacgttcagaactagcataccccgcaaacttacggggaattcgctaacattttactaaattactcacgataaacgttcacaaaaagcataacaattattttaagaattatagatacagacctcctctatgcactcgatatgtccgattttaaaatagcttttggtgaaagcacattttgcaatattctaagtacatagcccaggcatcacgggctcgctatttagacacccggcaagtttagcactcaccataatcatatttactattataaaaatgtcattaccttttgttgtcttcgtcagaatgcacacccaggacgtctacttcaataacaaatgttggtttggtccaaaataatccatcgttatatccgaatagcggcgttttgttcgtgcgttccagacactatccgaaatagtaaagaagtgtcgcggcttggcgcaattcctgacaataaaattcaaagtattccattgccgtacgtcgaagcatgtcaaccgctgtttaaaatcaatttttacgtcatttttctcgtagaaaagcgataaaattccgacagggaatctccttttcggcaaacagaggaaaaaatcccaaaggcgggggcggtcggggtcacgcgcataagctagtgtctcttgatgggccacttgagaaaggcgataatgtgtttcagcctggggctggaatgacgacattctctttttcccgggctatgagagcctatggacgacgtgggaagtgtcacgttagagcagagatccttagtaaatgatagagatggcaaagaagttccagaagggtcagacaggccacttcctgtaaaggaatctctcaggttttgacctgccatttgagttctgttatactcacagacaccattcaaacagttttagaaaatttagggtgttttctatccatatgtaataagtatatgcatattctagttactgagtaggagtggtaaccagattaaatcgggtatgttttttatccagccgtgtcaatgctgcccccctagccctaacaggttaaatatatttaagacaatggtagttctgttcagtttggacttcattggcgcgattgactggattaacctcacatcagttacgttcattgagtgcctttcagacagtagataccacccctctgttaccttgccaactaaggaactggcagtggatcaaaccattgtgaggcaaagggtgggggggggtcgcaatcttttgaaaacGCGCTATgcagtgtctataatcagcacaattgctttcattgcgtattattaatattatttaacctgttagggctagggggcagtatttgcacggctggataaaaaaatgtacccgatttaatctggttactaatcctacccagtaactagaatatgcatatacttattatatatggatagaaaacaccctaaagtttctaaaactgtttgaatggtgtctgtgagtataacagaactcatttggcaggcaaaaccctgagacattttctgacaggaagtggatacctgatgtgttgtattacctttaaacctatgccattgaaaaacacaggggctgaggaatattttggcacttcctattgcttccactagatgtaaccagcctttacaaagtgttttgagtcttctggagggagatctgaccgaacaagagccatggaacgatgatggcccattagacacctggcgcgcgagttcatgttgggtactctcgttccaatacgttataacctgtttaggatagggggcagtattgacacggctggataaaaaacatacccaatttaatctggttaccactcctacccagtaactagaatatgcatatacttattagatatggatacaaaacaccctacattttctaaaactgtttgaatggtgtctgtgagtataacagaactcaaatggcaggtcaaaacctgagagattcctttacaggaagtggcctgtcaatgttttctaattttaattatttaatttgtggtgctgacttgactgccggttattggagggaaacgatttcctcaacatcaatgccataggaaaacgctgtttttggatataaatatgaacttgatagaactaaaaatgcatgcattgtctaacataatgtcctaggagtgtcatctgatggagattgtaaaaggttagtgcatcattttagctggttttatgcttttggtgaccctgtctttgaattgacaaaacattacacacaactcttgtaaatgtactgtcctaacatactctaaatttatgctttcgccgtaaaacctttttgaaatcgtaaaacgtggttagattaaggagatgtttatctttcaaagggtgtaaaatagttgtgtgtttgaaaaatttgaattttgacatttatttggattcaaatttgccgctcttgaaatgcacctgctgttgatctaagcccgccggacttcacttcatgaacgaggggaaaaaatatatttacgttcgttcaaacatgtcaaacgttgtatagcataaatcattagggccttttttaaccagaacatgaataatattcaaggtggacgaatgcattctcttttatcctctctaggctaggcgggacgaattcgtcccacctacgtaacagccactgtggcgcgattttcaaaaccttaaaaatcctattacttcaatttctcaaacatatgactattttacagctatttaaagacaagactctcgttaatctaaccacactgtccgatttcaaaaaggctttacaacgaaagcaaaacattagattatgtcagcagagtaccaagccagaaataatcagacacccatttttcaagccagcatataatgtcaccaaaacccagaagacagctaaatgcagcactcacctttgatgatcttcatcagatgacaaccctaggacattatgttatacaatacatgcatgttttgttcaatcaagttcatatttatatcaaaaaccagctttttacattagcatgtgacgttcagaactagcataccccgcaaacttccgtggaattcgctaacattttactaaattactcacgataaacgttcacaaaaagcataacaattattttaagaattatagatacagacctcctctatgcactcgatatgtccgattttaaaatagctttttggtgaaagcacattttgcaatattctaagtacatagcccaggcatcacgggctcgctatttagacacccggcaagtttagcactcaccataatcatatttactattatgaaagtttgattaccttttgttgtcttcgtcagaatgcacacccaggactgctacttcaataacaaatgttggtttggtccaaaataatccatcgttatatccgaatagcggcgttttgttcgtgcgttccagacactatccgaaatagtaaagaagtgtcgcgcgcatggcacaattcgtgacaataaaattctaaatattccattaccgtacttcgaagcatgtcaaccgctgtttaaaatcaatttttacgccatttttctcgtagaaaagcgataatattccgacagggaatctccttttcggcaaacagaggaaaaaatcccaaaggcgggggcggtcgggtcacgcgcataaacccagtgtcccttgatcggccacttgagaaaggcgataatgtgtttcagcctggggctggaatgacgacattctgttttttcccgggctctgagcgcctatggacgacgtgggaagtgtcacgttagagcagagatccttagtaaatgatagagatggaaaagaagttcaagaaatggtcagacaggccacttcctgtaaaggaatctctcaggttttgacctgccattagagttctgttatactcacagacaccattcaaacagttttagaaaatgtagggtgttttctatccatatgtaataagtatatgcatattctagttactgggtaggagtggtaaccagattaaatcgggtatgttttttatccagccgtgtcaatactgccccctagccctaacaggttttaaatgacatagttatgtttcagtgatatattgggggggacaaatcatatttttcccggGATTTCCACCCttgggtttatgtcaatgttcatatcagacatgtttgacttatcaggctagttaagacaaactttgacaaagttatatgctggctgtgtgtgtgtgtgagtgagtgtgggagtgtgtgtgtgtgtgtgtgtgtgtgtgtgtgtgtgtgtgtgtgtgtgagttcaggtgtatccctcaatgactgtctgttcttctgcttaccgctacagtgtggaacatggtggagagaacacaatgaaacctggacttagaaaatgtgagtgttgactgctgtgaagaatatgactaagaataagtcttaattcaagttaagtcaaagtcaaagaccaccatcattacttacttggtcatattaaatatcagctgtagttctacagaagcagaaatcagggacaccaaagtTTAGAAAGAGTTGCtttgacattgtgtgtgtgtgttcagggtgtGTGTTTCATTAATGGGAATAACACGATTATTCAACAAGTCTCAAATTACCTTCATTTCTCCTTGGAAACATCTTTATTAAAAgagagttaacattctaatgtgaatgatgatgatttctaatattgtgtccggtttcatccatcagatgtctgtgatctcacactggacctaaacacagtaaacagacgcctctctctgtctgaggagaacagaaaggtgacatgtaggagagaggagcagccgtatcctgaacacccagagagatttgagggctggagacaggtgctgtgtagagagggtctgactgggcgctgttactgggaggtagagaggagtggGGGATGGGCTGATATTGGAGTGACATATAAATTAATCAACAGGAGAGGTGAGGGTAATGACTGTGTTATTGGatccaatgacaagtcctggagtctgttctgctctgataaCCATTACACTGCCAGGCACAATAATaatcccactaccatagacgtccgcccctccagctcccacagagtaggagtgtatctggactggccagccggcactctgtccttctatagagcctcctctgacacactgacccacctgtacACATTCTacaccacattcactgagcccctctatccagggtttagggttgATGACACCTCTTCAGTGTCCCTGTGATGTTTCACTCTAATCATGTGTTTTATGTTTGATCACAATATGACATTTAAATACATGGAGTAACACA
Above is a window of Salmo salar chromosome ssa03, Ssal_v3.1, whole genome shotgun sequence DNA encoding:
- the LOC123741766 gene encoding stonustoxin subunit beta-like; protein product: MTVCSSAYRYSVEHGGENTMKPGLRKYVCDLTLDLNTVNRRLSLSEENRKVTCRREEQPYPEHPERFEGWRQVLCREGLTGRCYWEVERSGGWADIGVTYKLINRRGEGNDCVIGSNDKSWSLFCSDNHYTARHNNNPTTIDVRPSSSHRVGVYLDWPAGTLSFYRASSDTLTHLYTFYTTFTEPLYPGFRVDDTSSVSL